The proteins below are encoded in one region of Geomonas ferrireducens:
- a CDS encoding D-2-hydroxyacid dehydrogenase, protein MKIVVLDGHTLNPGDNPWDEVAAFGELTVHDRTPEHLVAERSRGAQIILTNKTPLTAATLALLPELKLICVLATGYNVVDLAAAARLGIPVVNVPEYGSDSVAQHAIALILELTNRVAHYSEAVHRGDWTRSADFTLVGEPLTELCGRTIGIVGLGRIGARVAAVAHALGMQVIAYNPRHRAAPGGFPVTWVELHELFGRSDVISLHCPLTEDNAGMVNAELLSLMQRHALLINTSRGGLVNEGDLADALNRGVIAGAAVDVAASEPIPDDSPLLTARNCIITPHIAWATMAARQRLMATTAQNIAAFLEGSPQNVVNQNL, encoded by the coding sequence ATGAAGATCGTGGTGCTGGACGGACACACCCTGAACCCCGGTGACAACCCGTGGGACGAGGTCGCTGCTTTCGGCGAACTCACCGTGCACGACCGCACCCCGGAGCATCTTGTTGCGGAGCGCTCCCGCGGCGCGCAGATCATACTCACCAACAAGACGCCGCTCACGGCAGCTACCCTGGCCCTGCTCCCCGAGCTTAAGCTTATCTGTGTCCTTGCTACCGGCTACAACGTGGTGGATCTGGCGGCCGCGGCGCGGCTTGGCATTCCGGTGGTGAACGTGCCGGAGTACGGCAGCGATTCGGTGGCGCAGCACGCCATCGCCCTGATTTTGGAGCTCACGAACCGGGTGGCGCATTATAGCGAGGCGGTTCACAGGGGGGATTGGACCCGCTCGGCGGACTTCACCCTCGTCGGGGAGCCGCTCACCGAACTCTGCGGCAGGACGATCGGGATCGTCGGGCTCGGACGCATCGGTGCGCGCGTCGCGGCCGTCGCACATGCCCTTGGCATGCAGGTCATCGCGTACAACCCGCGTCACCGTGCCGCACCCGGTGGATTTCCTGTTACATGGGTCGAGCTTCACGAGCTTTTTGGTCGTTCCGACGTGATAAGCCTGCACTGTCCGCTTACCGAGGATAATGCGGGTATGGTGAACGCGGAGCTTCTCTCGCTCATGCAGCGCCACGCGCTTCTTATCAACACCTCGAGGGGCGGGCTTGTAAACGAGGGGGACTTGGCCGATGCCCTGAACCGTGGCGTCATCGCCGGAGCCGCCGTGGACGTTGCCGCCTCAGAGCCGATCCCTGACGACAGCCCGCTTCTCACCGCAAGAAACTGCATCATCACCCCGCACATCGCCTGGGCCACCATGGCCGCCCGCCAAAGGCTCATGGCGACTACGGCGCAAAACATCGCCGCCTTCCTCGAAGGTTCCCCTCAAAACGTCGTGAACCAAAACCTGTAA
- a CDS encoding capsule assembly Wzi family protein translates to MRLSNIVVTLFVAVLYPGFAFALSSPNIPLDSPIYLYLEKLSGFGLVSSDVKGIRPFSRAEAARMVREAEEKTVPGATSPLATELISRLKELLPRELTYYGREESAPAFDYDPLAMARLRYVYLDGAPRSYYRAVHDPGDDGVFGIGGGLRPSNPYPSPVQQRGSEGTPLLENNDGVVYKRGTNLDLTGSGELYFGAMGSALVEPQLLWSEADDEARVRLNRGYVKIGGKGLELEVGRDENWLGPGYRGAITLTNNARNLDQVKLSSPELVKSRYLWDLKYSLVFSRLEKTVTDGKEREPYFFAGKLAMKPLENLEFGINLGRQAGGPGVNNGFGDIVRGLVGGTSEDNSNSIAGFDLRLRLPWLRNTELYGELSGEDAAAFWPIVESYVAGFYIPRLTDSGRDDLRFEYFRGNRILYTNGTFVEGYLYHGLPLGHSQGGATQDFFLRYSHWFSVRNNLALEAFHTRRGDYGRVTVDETGRYDAGGVMQAIERKNALRASWTFPVFKEWSALLLYGQEWVHNYELRAGDTQMNQLLRAELTYRY, encoded by the coding sequence ATGAGATTATCCAATATCGTTGTGACGTTGTTCGTTGCTGTCCTTTATCCGGGGTTTGCTTTTGCTCTTTCGTCCCCGAACATACCTCTGGACAGTCCCATCTACCTCTACCTCGAGAAACTCTCCGGCTTCGGCTTGGTTTCTTCGGACGTGAAGGGGATTCGACCCTTCTCACGGGCGGAAGCGGCACGTATGGTCCGGGAGGCTGAGGAGAAAACGGTACCAGGCGCTACCTCACCGCTCGCCACCGAACTGATCTCCCGCCTCAAGGAGCTCCTGCCCCGCGAACTGACTTACTACGGTCGCGAGGAGTCGGCTCCTGCCTTCGACTACGACCCGCTCGCAATGGCTCGACTGCGCTACGTCTACCTCGATGGTGCACCGAGAAGCTATTACCGCGCCGTGCATGACCCAGGCGACGACGGCGTCTTCGGCATCGGCGGCGGCCTGCGTCCCTCGAACCCTTATCCCTCGCCGGTACAGCAGCGGGGCAGCGAGGGGACGCCGCTTTTGGAAAACAACGACGGCGTGGTCTACAAAAGAGGGACCAACCTGGACTTGACGGGGAGCGGGGAGCTCTACTTCGGTGCCATGGGAAGCGCGCTCGTTGAGCCGCAGCTCCTTTGGTCGGAGGCGGACGATGAGGCGAGGGTGCGCCTGAACCGCGGCTACGTGAAAATCGGCGGCAAGGGGCTGGAACTGGAGGTGGGGCGCGACGAGAACTGGCTGGGTCCCGGCTACCGCGGTGCCATCACGCTGACCAATAACGCCAGAAACCTCGACCAGGTAAAGCTTTCCAGTCCCGAGTTGGTGAAGAGCAGATACCTCTGGGACCTCAAGTACTCCCTAGTCTTCTCCCGGCTTGAGAAAACGGTCACCGACGGAAAAGAGCGCGAGCCGTACTTCTTTGCAGGAAAACTCGCCATGAAACCGCTCGAGAACCTCGAGTTCGGCATAAACCTCGGACGACAGGCGGGCGGCCCCGGCGTCAACAACGGCTTCGGGGACATCGTGCGTGGCCTTGTAGGGGGGACGAGCGAGGACAATTCCAACTCCATCGCAGGGTTTGATCTGCGGCTGAGACTCCCCTGGCTGCGTAACACCGAGTTGTACGGCGAGCTATCCGGCGAAGACGCCGCGGCCTTCTGGCCCATCGTGGAGAGCTACGTCGCCGGCTTCTACATCCCGAGGCTCACCGACAGTGGCCGGGATGACCTGCGCTTCGAGTACTTTCGCGGCAACCGCATCCTTTACACCAACGGCACCTTTGTTGAGGGATACCTGTACCATGGTCTGCCGCTTGGCCACTCCCAGGGGGGCGCCACCCAGGACTTCTTCCTGCGTTACAGCCACTGGTTCTCGGTACGCAACAACCTCGCGCTGGAGGCGTTCCATACCCGGCGCGGCGACTACGGCCGCGTCACCGTCGACGAGACTGGGAGGTATGACGCGGGCGGGGTTATGCAGGCGATCGAGCGCAAGAACGCCCTGCGCGCCTCTTGGACCTTCCCCGTCTTCAAGGAGTGGAGCGCCCTGCTTCTCTACGGTCAGGAATGGGTCCACAACTACGAGTTGCGCGCCGGAGACACGCAGATGAACCAGTTGCTGCGCGCCGAGCTCACCTACCGCTACTGA
- the miaA gene encoding tRNA (adenosine(37)-N6)-dimethylallyltransferase MiaA — MVSGSSKTSGSPNLLVILGATASGKTRLGVQLADRFDGEIISADSRQVYRGMDLGTGKDLHEYEGIPYHLIDIAPPGSEFNLFQFQRYFLACFAEISERGKLPILVGGSGMYLDCVLRGYRLAEVPENPELRDELAPLSMEELAERLVRAAPTLHNTTDLTERSRLVRAIEIAEHNGEASEPWPDIVPFTIGIRWDRAVIRERITRRLKERMEAGMVEEVRRLHEAGTSWERLEFYGLEYRYLARYLKGELSRNDMFQKLNAAIHDFAKKQENWFKKMQSRGTEINWVGGAGDPLNEALELLQNRFKQNRSEQG; from the coding sequence ATGGTATCCGGCAGCAGCAAGACGTCCGGCAGCCCCAACCTGCTGGTCATCCTCGGAGCCACCGCCTCGGGAAAGACGCGGCTTGGGGTGCAGTTGGCCGACAGGTTCGACGGTGAGATCATTTCAGCCGATTCGCGCCAGGTCTATCGCGGCATGGACTTGGGCACCGGCAAGGACCTGCACGAGTACGAAGGCATCCCCTACCACCTGATCGACATAGCCCCTCCCGGCTCCGAGTTCAACCTGTTCCAGTTCCAGCGTTACTTTCTCGCTTGCTTTGCCGAGATCTCAGAACGCGGCAAACTGCCGATCCTGGTGGGTGGGAGCGGCATGTACCTCGACTGCGTGCTGCGCGGCTACCGCCTGGCCGAGGTTCCGGAAAACCCTGAGCTGAGGGACGAACTTGCGCCGCTTTCCATGGAAGAGCTTGCCGAGAGGCTGGTCCGCGCCGCCCCCACCCTGCACAACACCACAGATCTTACCGAGCGCAGCCGTCTCGTGCGTGCCATCGAGATCGCCGAGCATAATGGCGAGGCAAGTGAGCCGTGGCCCGACATCGTGCCGTTCACCATCGGTATCCGCTGGGATCGAGCCGTGATAAGAGAGCGGATCACCCGCAGGCTCAAGGAGCGCATGGAAGCCGGGATGGTCGAGGAGGTGCGTCGTCTGCACGAGGCAGGGACGAGCTGGGAGCGGCTCGAGTTTTACGGTCTGGAGTATCGCTACCTCGCCCGGTACCTAAAGGGAGAACTCTCCCGCAATGACATGTTTCAGAAGTTGAACGCCGCGATCCACGATTTTGCCAAGAAGCAGGAGAACTGGTTCAAAAAGATGCAAAGCCGTGGTACCGAGATCAACTGGGTCGGAGGCGCCGGGGACCCGCTGAACGAGGCACTCGAACTGCTGCAAAACCGTTTCAAACAAAACCGATCTGAACAAGGATGA
- a CDS encoding ExeA family protein, whose product MPAMYCEFYGFRESPFTLTPNPRFLFMSEQHREAYAHLVYAVDHRAGFVELTGEVGTGKTTLLRTFLGKLDQEGHRTALIFNPCLSDLELLKSVNREFGLSWESESRVELLQVLNAFLLQQKEAGRSVVLVMDEAQNLPAEVLEQIRLISNLETETDKLIQIVLSGQPELLSVLARKELRQLNQRVTVRYHLLPMDFESTQRYIDHRMELAGCYRAAEFSKAAMKRIYRFSGGVPRLVNVVCDRALLIGFTEEARTITGKMAAQAVSEVGGFSPYGTTANVLRRVFGRNIFKQG is encoded by the coding sequence ATGCCCGCGATGTACTGCGAATTTTACGGCTTCAGGGAGAGCCCGTTCACCCTCACTCCCAACCCCCGCTTTCTCTTCATGAGCGAACAGCACCGGGAGGCGTACGCGCACCTAGTCTATGCCGTTGACCATCGCGCGGGTTTCGTGGAGTTGACCGGAGAGGTCGGTACCGGCAAGACGACGCTTTTGCGCACTTTCCTTGGTAAGCTCGACCAGGAGGGCCACCGCACCGCCCTCATCTTCAATCCATGTCTATCCGACCTCGAGCTTTTGAAGAGTGTGAACCGCGAGTTCGGTCTTTCCTGGGAATCGGAGAGCCGGGTGGAACTGCTGCAGGTGCTGAACGCCTTTCTGCTTCAGCAGAAAGAGGCGGGGCGCAGTGTCGTGCTGGTGATGGACGAGGCGCAGAACCTGCCCGCCGAGGTGCTGGAGCAGATACGCCTCATCTCGAACCTCGAGACGGAGACCGACAAGCTCATCCAGATCGTTCTTTCCGGCCAGCCGGAGCTTTTGTCGGTCCTTGCGCGCAAGGAGCTGCGCCAGTTGAACCAGCGCGTCACCGTGCGCTATCATCTGCTTCCCATGGACTTCGAGAGCACGCAGCGCTACATCGACCATCGCATGGAGCTCGCCGGGTGCTATCGCGCCGCGGAGTTCTCCAAGGCTGCCATGAAACGCATCTACCGTTTCTCCGGAGGGGTGCCGAGGCTGGTGAACGTGGTTTGTGACCGGGCTTTGTTGATCGGCTTCACCGAGGAGGCACGGACCATCACCGGCAAGATGGCGGCCCAGGCCGTTTCCGAGGTGGGTGGTTTCTCCCCTTACGGCACGACAGCAAACGTGTTGCGTCGCGTCTTCGGAAGAAACATATTCAAACAGGGATGA
- a CDS encoding DUF502 domain-containing protein, with translation MEKLIKHFKGRFITGLFVVVPLGITIFILKFLFNFADGILGSYLDSLLTALINDHTYIPGLGMLTGVIVIYLSGLLATNVMGTRILRWWDDLFSRIPLVKSIYGSSKQLTQVFKDGKTSYRRAVFVEWPRKGVRAVGFVTAEVEHDGERMVVVYVPTMPNPTSGFALFFHEDEVEDCGMTVEDAVKFVVSGGVVVEKNL, from the coding sequence ATGGAAAAACTCATCAAACATTTCAAGGGGCGCTTCATCACGGGCCTGTTCGTGGTCGTTCCCCTGGGCATCACCATTTTTATTCTGAAGTTCCTGTTCAACTTCGCGGACGGCATCCTCGGGTCGTACCTTGATTCGTTGCTCACCGCCCTGATCAACGACCACACCTATATCCCCGGCCTTGGCATGCTGACCGGGGTGATCGTCATCTACCTTTCCGGGCTTCTCGCCACCAACGTGATGGGAACGAGGATTCTCAGGTGGTGGGACGATCTCTTTTCGCGCATCCCCCTGGTGAAGTCGATCTACGGCTCCAGTAAGCAGCTCACCCAGGTTTTCAAGGACGGCAAGACCTCCTATCGTCGTGCCGTGTTCGTTGAGTGGCCACGAAAGGGGGTGCGTGCCGTCGGCTTCGTGACCGCTGAGGTCGAGCATGACGGCGAGAGGATGGTTGTGGTGTACGTGCCGACCATGCCGAATCCGACCTCCGGATTCGCACTCTTTTTCCATGAGGACGAGGTCGAGGACTGCGGCATGACGGTGGAGGACGCGGTTAAGTTCGTGGTTTCCGGCGGCGTCGTGGTTGAAAAAAACCTTTAA
- a CDS encoding YcgN family cysteine cluster protein produces MSGHEMDQAQWEALCEQCGLCCFEKIEDEDGRILFTSTPCRYLDITTRRCKIYKKRFKVFPECVQLTPELVKELKWLHRSCGYKKAMRKGIL; encoded by the coding sequence ATGTCGGGGCATGAGATGGACCAGGCGCAGTGGGAGGCTCTGTGCGAGCAGTGCGGGCTCTGCTGCTTTGAGAAGATAGAGGACGAGGACGGCAGGATCCTGTTCACCTCGACTCCCTGCCGGTATCTGGATATAACGACCAGGCGCTGCAAGATCTACAAGAAGCGCTTCAAGGTCTTTCCCGAGTGCGTGCAGCTGACCCCGGAACTCGTAAAAGAGTTGAAGTGGCTGCATCGAAGCTGCGGCTACAAGAAGGCCATGCGCAAAGGAATCCTTTGA
- a CDS encoding S41 family peptidase, translated as MLKKGFVISAVAAILASLFFLAPLLDKEERARRSEAEYLAMFKEVVDIVKESYVDKVDDKKLMTGAINGMLAALDPHSVYLPASDFSEMKVHMAGAFGGVGIELDMRNGKLMVNAPIEDTPAFKAGILSGDHIALIDGKPTKDLPINECVNRMRGTPGTTVTLTIEREGAAAPLTFRLTRAIIKTKSLKARLVAPGFGYVRIAEFQERTGEDFERALKTLAADNGGPLSGLVLDLRYNPGGLVDQAYRVADRFIGEGLGNGDIVSTRGREPGMTNTLTATIGKKEPNYPMVVLINGGSASASEIVAGALQDHKRAVIMGTQSFGKGSVQSVMTLNNGDGLKLTTARYYTPNGRSIQAKGITPDIVVEFATKPALNKEKEADVRERDLDGHMEEVPEAGHPAPAPPKKTAPRQLPSRSNGKSPELSNEELLQKDNQLARALDLLKGVNVLQKSAGR; from the coding sequence ATGCTGAAAAAAGGTTTCGTCATATCGGCCGTCGCCGCCATCCTCGCTTCCCTCTTCTTCCTGGCACCGCTTCTTGATAAGGAAGAGCGTGCCCGCCGCAGCGAGGCGGAATACCTCGCCATGTTCAAGGAAGTGGTGGACATCGTCAAAGAGAGCTACGTCGACAAGGTCGATGACAAAAAGCTCATGACCGGCGCCATCAACGGGATGCTGGCCGCGCTCGACCCGCACAGCGTTTACCTTCCCGCTTCGGACTTCTCCGAGATGAAAGTGCACATGGCCGGCGCCTTCGGCGGCGTGGGGATCGAGCTGGACATGCGTAACGGCAAGCTCATGGTCAACGCGCCTATCGAGGACACCCCGGCCTTCAAGGCAGGCATCCTGTCCGGCGATCACATCGCCCTCATCGACGGCAAGCCGACCAAGGATCTCCCCATCAACGAGTGCGTCAACCGGATGCGCGGCACCCCGGGGACCACGGTCACCCTGACCATAGAGAGAGAGGGGGCCGCAGCGCCGCTCACCTTCCGCCTCACCCGCGCCATCATCAAGACCAAGAGCCTCAAGGCCCGCCTCGTTGCGCCAGGTTTCGGCTACGTCCGTATCGCGGAGTTCCAAGAAAGGACCGGCGAGGACTTCGAGAGAGCCCTGAAAACCCTGGCCGCGGACAACGGAGGACCGCTCTCCGGTCTCGTGCTCGACCTGCGCTACAACCCGGGCGGACTCGTGGACCAGGCCTACCGTGTCGCCGACCGTTTCATCGGCGAGGGGCTCGGCAACGGCGACATCGTCAGCACCAGAGGGCGCGAGCCCGGGATGACCAACACGCTAACCGCCACGATAGGGAAGAAGGAGCCGAACTACCCGATGGTGGTGCTCATAAACGGTGGCAGCGCGAGCGCCTCCGAGATCGTCGCCGGCGCGCTGCAAGACCACAAGCGCGCCGTGATCATGGGTACGCAGAGCTTCGGCAAGGGAAGCGTGCAGTCGGTGATGACCCTCAACAACGGCGATGGGCTGAAGCTCACCACCGCACGTTACTACACCCCGAACGGGCGCTCCATTCAGGCCAAAGGGATCACCCCCGACATCGTCGTCGAGTTCGCCACAAAACCGGCGCTCAATAAGGAGAAGGAGGCCGATGTCCGTGAGCGGGACCTGGACGGGCACATGGAGGAGGTCCCCGAGGCGGGGCATCCGGCCCCGGCGCCGCCGAAAAAAACCGCGCCGCGGCAACTCCCCTCCCGCAGCAACGGGAAGAGTCCGGAGCTCAGCAATGAAGAGCTTCTGCAAAAGGACAATCAACTCGCTCGCGCCCTCGACCTGCTGAAAGGAGTCAACGTCCTGCAAAAGAGCGCCGGCCGTTGA
- a CDS encoding DUF6178 family protein, with amino-acid sequence MSDKNHAVTVRLSEADFQALSLQQKTQYLKTQSGKEKMDLILADSDARRLAASLESQEFFWLIKEVGEADAVELLRLASAEQCVFILDMELWEGWTFSEDRACHWLTYFMEGGEPRVHELLKHLDFELLQLLLSREIVVGGGIGDQDNDEERLADYDHTFDGVFMVTFKKPQHSQLIGSFLSMLIKLDNPLYTALMEGVKGDVDLEMEEQCQRFRTGRLQDLGFPPLDEALSIYARVHPDHFQLEGGKELVPAGEGGHFLPVAADEGTLFARALNRADSEIVYQELNYLVNSALVAEGEAFHEPESMLAVMHRVCGYLNIALEKVAAGDEEVAARILVEEELKRLFQLGYSIVLQLKFAARDMESEDYATAKLLAGLKTKRPRYYRGLDEDGIDGYREFRDTGDVQRVAEFIQAHH; translated from the coding sequence ATGTCGGATAAGAACCACGCAGTAACAGTCAGACTTTCGGAAGCTGATTTCCAGGCACTTTCCCTTCAGCAGAAAACCCAGTACCTGAAAACGCAATCCGGCAAGGAAAAGATGGACCTGATCCTCGCCGACTCCGATGCAAGAAGACTCGCCGCCTCTCTGGAGTCGCAGGAGTTCTTCTGGCTCATCAAAGAAGTGGGCGAGGCCGACGCGGTGGAACTCCTGCGTCTTGCTTCGGCGGAGCAGTGTGTCTTCATCCTCGACATGGAACTCTGGGAGGGCTGGACTTTCTCAGAGGATCGCGCCTGCCACTGGCTTACCTACTTCATGGAAGGGGGCGAGCCGCGCGTCCACGAACTGCTGAAGCATCTGGACTTCGAGCTTTTGCAGCTCTTGCTGAGCCGTGAAATCGTGGTGGGCGGTGGTATCGGCGATCAGGACAACGACGAGGAGCGCCTGGCGGATTACGACCACACCTTCGACGGCGTGTTCATGGTGACCTTCAAGAAACCGCAGCACAGTCAGTTGATCGGCTCGTTTCTCTCCATGCTGATCAAGTTGGACAACCCGCTCTATACGGCGCTTATGGAAGGGGTGAAAGGGGATGTCGACCTGGAGATGGAGGAGCAGTGCCAGCGTTTTCGCACCGGAAGGCTGCAGGACCTGGGATTCCCCCCGCTTGACGAGGCGCTATCGATCTACGCCCGCGTGCATCCGGACCATTTCCAGCTGGAGGGAGGGAAAGAGCTTGTCCCGGCAGGGGAGGGGGGGCACTTTCTTCCGGTCGCCGCCGACGAAGGGACGCTCTTCGCACGCGCCTTGAACCGCGCAGACTCGGAGATCGTCTATCAGGAGCTGAATTACCTCGTGAACAGTGCGCTCGTCGCGGAAGGAGAGGCGTTCCACGAGCCGGAGTCGATGCTCGCGGTGATGCACCGGGTGTGCGGCTACCTGAACATCGCGCTGGAGAAGGTCGCTGCCGGTGATGAGGAGGTGGCGGCGCGCATCCTGGTCGAGGAGGAATTGAAGCGGTTGTTTCAGCTTGGCTACAGCATCGTGCTGCAGCTCAAGTTCGCGGCGCGGGACATGGAGAGTGAGGACTACGCCACGGCGAAACTGCTTGCCGGGCTTAAGACGAAGCGTCCGCGCTACTACCGCGGGCTCGATGAGGATGGCATCGACGGTTACCGGGAGTTCCGGGATACCGGCGACGTGCAGCGCGTGGCGGAATTCATCCAGGCACACCACTAA
- the cysE gene encoding serine O-acetyltransferase has protein sequence MFTRLKSDIKAVFDRDPAARSVLEVIFCYPGLHALWFHRVAHWFWVHDCYFLGRLTSHFGRFFTGIEIHPGAKIGKGFFIDHGMGVVIGETAEIGDNVTLYHGVTLGGVSWEKVKRHPTLMDNVVIGSGAKILGPFTVGKDSKVGSNSVVVKEVPPNSTVVGIPGRVVMATEKPQDRLDLEHGKMPDPEAKAISCLFDQIRELERKYNALAAEHEALKKKLS, from the coding sequence ATGTTCACAAGGTTGAAATCAGACATAAAGGCAGTCTTTGACAGGGATCCGGCGGCAAGAAGCGTGCTCGAGGTGATCTTCTGTTATCCGGGACTGCACGCTCTCTGGTTCCACCGGGTGGCACACTGGTTCTGGGTCCACGACTGCTACTTCCTGGGACGCCTCACCTCCCACTTCGGGCGCTTTTTCACCGGCATCGAGATCCACCCCGGTGCGAAGATCGGCAAAGGCTTCTTCATCGACCACGGCATGGGCGTCGTGATCGGCGAGACCGCCGAGATCGGTGACAACGTGACCCTGTACCACGGCGTCACCTTGGGCGGTGTCAGTTGGGAAAAGGTGAAACGTCACCCCACCCTGATGGACAACGTCGTCATCGGCTCCGGTGCAAAGATCCTCGGCCCCTTCACAGTGGGAAAAGACAGCAAGGTCGGCTCCAACTCCGTCGTCGTAAAGGAAGTCCCCCCCAACTCCACCGTCGTCGGCATACCCGGGCGCGTGGTAATGGCCACCGAAAAGCCGCAGGACCGTCTCGACCTTGAGCACGGCAAGATGCCGGACCCCGAGGCGAAGGCGATCTCCTGCCTCTTCGACCAGATCCGCGAGCTGGAGAGGAAGTACAACGCCCTCGCCGCCGAGCACGAAGCGCTCAAGAAGAAACTCAGCTAA
- the mtaB gene encoding tRNA (N(6)-L-threonylcarbamoyladenosine(37)-C(2))-methylthiotransferase MtaB, with the protein MNKKIAITTLGCKINQFESAAMTQALEQQGYSFVPFTEKADIYVINSCTVTAKTDAESRRLIRRASRMNPEARVVVTGCYAQMAGDDLLKLPGVNLILGNTEKKDIVGFIEGLKDEPQAVVSDISKERSKERTPLESFAEHTRAFLQVQNGCDARCAYCIVPYARGASRSVAPPEALEGMAAFAAKGFREIVLTGIHLGAYGLDLDPPTDLLGLMKLAEEQGVVQRLRVGSVEPTEVPAEMVEFMSTSKIVCPHLHLPLQSGSDGVLSRMNRGYDTKLFRSVVDALVAAIPDVCIGSDVIAGFPGETDEEFAETFAFIESLPLAYLHVFPFSQRPGTPAATMAAQVQPKVIKERAEKLRLLSERKKAEYAAKFVGRELQVLVQKDDGGRRGLARNYLTVQIDGSEEMVNREVNVAITGTKGGELIGRIKA; encoded by the coding sequence ATGAACAAGAAGATAGCCATCACCACCCTCGGCTGCAAAATCAACCAGTTCGAGTCTGCCGCCATGACCCAGGCCCTCGAGCAGCAAGGGTACAGCTTCGTCCCCTTCACCGAAAAGGCCGATATCTACGTCATCAACAGCTGCACCGTCACCGCCAAAACCGACGCCGAGTCGCGCCGCCTGATCAGACGCGCCTCCCGCATGAACCCGGAGGCCCGCGTCGTGGTCACCGGCTGCTACGCCCAGATGGCCGGCGACGATCTTCTGAAACTCCCCGGCGTTAACCTGATCCTCGGCAACACCGAGAAGAAAGACATCGTCGGCTTCATCGAGGGGTTGAAGGACGAGCCGCAGGCGGTGGTGAGCGACATATCGAAGGAGAGGTCGAAAGAGAGAACGCCGCTGGAGAGCTTCGCCGAGCACACCCGTGCCTTCCTGCAGGTGCAAAACGGCTGCGACGCCCGTTGCGCATACTGCATCGTCCCCTATGCGCGCGGCGCTTCGCGCAGCGTCGCCCCGCCGGAAGCGCTCGAGGGTATGGCCGCGTTTGCAGCGAAAGGGTTCCGGGAGATCGTGCTGACCGGGATCCATCTCGGCGCATACGGCCTCGACCTCGACCCGCCGACCGACCTTTTGGGCCTTATGAAGCTTGCCGAAGAGCAGGGAGTGGTGCAGAGGCTGCGGGTAGGCTCGGTGGAGCCGACCGAGGTCCCCGCCGAGATGGTCGAGTTCATGTCCACTTCGAAAATCGTCTGCCCGCACCTGCACCTACCACTGCAAAGCGGCTCCGACGGCGTGCTGTCCCGTATGAACCGCGGCTACGATACGAAGCTTTTCCGCAGTGTCGTCGATGCGCTGGTCGCAGCCATCCCCGACGTATGCATCGGCTCCGACGTGATCGCGGGCTTCCCCGGGGAGACGGACGAGGAGTTCGCCGAGACCTTCGCGTTCATCGAGTCGCTCCCCCTCGCCTACCTCCATGTTTTCCCATTCTCGCAGCGTCCCGGCACCCCCGCCGCCACCATGGCCGCCCAGGTGCAGCCGAAGGTGATCAAGGAGCGCGCCGAGAAACTAAGGCTCCTCTCCGAGCGGAAGAAGGCAGAGTATGCCGCCAAGTTCGTGGGACGTGAACTACAGGTACTTGTGCAAAAAGACGATGGAGGGCGCAGGGGGCTTGCCAGGAATTACCTGACCGTGCAGATCGACGGAAGCGAGGAAATGGTGAACCGTGAGGTGAACGTAGCGATCACCGGCACCAAAGGCGGGGAACTGATAGGCAGGATAAAAGCGTAA